One window from the genome of Hyphomonas neptunium ATCC 15444 encodes:
- a CDS encoding DUF4332 domain-containing protein has protein sequence MTLLERVIRAHRCRSTHHFIAFDALSLLEGDEAEGWKSLMLVHHEHLLKGAKAPDDTFKDFKNHVLHVGEGEWGGARAKAAEWYAIAVDLLRRKRWSDAAWALGVLSHYYADPIQPFHTGQTEAEGVIHRAVEWSIARSRPEIDARIAEQGYPDVEIPEGMGFVSDMVREGALRSHAYYDVFIGHYDLEAGVADPPSGLDETMRTAIVELVSYATAGFAAIMMRAIEEAAVSPPKVNLTLQGYIETLDIPLRWITAKLEDMGDRRQVEKMYKEYQKTGKVIRTLPEDDKLIREMHAKEVRRISLKELNAEPAGPIGTLRDSWPGIPEETLELSEDDLIEEEDGLEEEVEAVEAEESEAIEADAEEAYEDEEDEYAAEDDDAEDEEDDAYLDEAEDVIQAEDAFEEEDETEEEYEGAADEDDESDDEDDAPPAIVAPATPPRRSAGLTFESPVVDAPSIGPKTAAHLARAGIETVGDLIICDPDETAELLGVRHITVDAVETWQMQATLMIEVPGLRVHDAQLLVGAGISSREDLASASAATVFELAMEFLQTSAGSRVLRPGETLEEDEVEEWIELAQETA, from the coding sequence ATGACCCTGCTTGAACGCGTTATCCGCGCGCATCGCTGCCGCTCCACCCATCATTTCATTGCATTTGATGCGCTCTCCCTGCTTGAGGGAGACGAGGCCGAGGGCTGGAAATCGCTGATGCTGGTGCATCATGAGCATCTCCTGAAAGGTGCCAAGGCGCCAGACGACACCTTCAAGGACTTCAAGAACCATGTCCTCCATGTGGGCGAGGGCGAATGGGGCGGCGCGCGCGCGAAAGCGGCCGAATGGTATGCCATCGCGGTCGACCTCCTCCGCCGCAAGCGCTGGAGCGATGCGGCCTGGGCGCTCGGCGTTCTCAGCCATTACTATGCAGACCCGATCCAGCCCTTCCACACTGGCCAGACGGAAGCCGAAGGCGTCATCCACCGCGCGGTGGAGTGGAGCATCGCCAGGTCCCGCCCGGAGATCGACGCCCGCATTGCCGAGCAGGGCTATCCGGACGTTGAAATTCCCGAAGGGATGGGCTTTGTCTCCGACATGGTGCGCGAGGGCGCGCTGCGGTCCCATGCCTATTATGATGTGTTCATCGGCCATTATGACCTGGAGGCTGGCGTTGCCGACCCGCCGTCCGGCCTTGATGAAACCATGCGCACGGCCATTGTCGAACTGGTCTCTTACGCCACCGCCGGTTTTGCCGCGATCATGATGCGGGCCATTGAGGAGGCGGCTGTCTCTCCGCCCAAGGTGAACCTGACGCTGCAGGGCTATATCGAAACACTGGACATCCCCCTGCGCTGGATCACGGCAAAACTCGAAGACATGGGCGACCGTCGCCAGGTCGAGAAGATGTACAAGGAATATCAAAAGACCGGAAAGGTCATCCGTACCCTGCCGGAAGATGACAAGCTGATCCGTGAAATGCACGCGAAAGAAGTGCGCCGGATTTCCCTGAAAGAGCTGAATGCCGAGCCCGCCGGTCCGATCGGAACATTGCGGGATTCCTGGCCGGGCATCCCTGAAGAAACTCTCGAGCTTTCCGAAGACGATCTGATCGAAGAAGAAGACGGTCTCGAAGAAGAAGTCGAAGCAGTTGAGGCCGAAGAATCCGAAGCCATCGAAGCAGACGCGGAGGAGGCTTACGAGGACGAGGAAGACGAATACGCCGCAGAAGACGATGACGCCGAAGACGAGGAAGATGACGCGTACCTCGACGAAGCCGAAGATGTGATCCAAGCGGAAGACGCGTTTGAGGAAGAGGACGAAACGGAAGAGGAATATGAGGGAGCAGCTGATGAGGACGACGAGTCCGATGATGAAGACGATGCGCCTCCCGCCATTGTCGCGCCCGCAACGCCCCCTCGCCGGAGCGCGGGCCTGACCTTTGAATCCCCCGTCGTCGATGCCCCGTCCATCGGCCCGAAAACAGCGGCCCATCTTGCCAGGGCCGGTATCGAAACAGTCGGCGATCTGATCATATGCGATCCCGATGAAACCGCTGAGCTTCTCGGTGTACGCCACATTACGGTAGACGCTGTCGAAACCTGGCAGATGCAGGCAACCCTGATGATCGAAGTGCCTGGCCTTCGGGTCCATGATGCCCAGCTGCTGGTGGGCGCGGGCATTTCCTCGCGCGAGGATCTGGCCAGCGCTTCGGCCGCGACCGTGTTCGAACTCGCCATGGAATTCCTGCAGACATCGGCGGGTTCCCGCGTCCTGCGGCCCGGCGAGACGCTGGAGGAAGATGAAGTGGAAGAGTGGATCGAACTGGCGCAGGAAACCGCCTGA
- a CDS encoding efflux RND transporter permease subunit: protein MTGVVDWAIGRTRMILTILVCVLFAGTITYINMPKEADPDIPIPFVAITVPLAGVTPEDSERLLVRPIEQEIQSLEGLKTFNSYGTEGAAQLVLEFEIDADIDQAVLDVKDKVDMAKRYFPEDAREPIVTEFNASQFPVLVVNLYGEAPERGMARIAEDLKDRLESDGNVLEVRVLGKREELLEIVVDPVKLETYNISYQEIMSVVSANNRLVAAGSIETGQGSFAVKVPGIIRTAGDALALPVKQTDNAVITLGDVADVRRTFKDPTGYATFNGERSLLIEVVKRSGANILDTANNVREAIAIEQESWPPTVEAVVTSDTSEMIGTQLGQLQSSIMTAVLLVMIIVVAALGVRSAALVGISIPATFLMAFLLLGAFGFTINMMVMFGLVIAVGMLVDGGIIVTEYADRKMAEGLDRRQAYAMAGKRMFWPVVSSALTTLAAFVPFLFWNSMPGKFMAYLPITLIFVLTASLISALIFLPVMGATFGARPGGTDEDLAALAADADPRKAKGWLGAYVGIVGATIRRPLITTAVAFGSVVLIFMWFGSEQHKSELFLDIEPEQAYVFVQAQGALSASEQADLVKRAEAAIADLDGITALSTRSGVSGNGGMMDASGGMPADTIGQILMDLKTTADGPYNGRETLEVVRERLSNVPALRFQISAREQGPPGGKDIQVALLGLGNDELYQSADMIRGWLEARDDVREIDDSRPLPGVEYQLTVDRAEAGKFGVDVAQVGAAVQLVTNGILVGRYRPDDSNDELDIRVRFPEDDRSASALDSLRITTPQGNVPLSLFVDREAAPRVSTIERRDGKRVIAVRANAQEQGAGAAIVAELKEWIDAQDMPAGVEVRFEGADEDTADAAAFFGGAAAAALFMMAVILLWQYNNFWQVILTLTAVIISTAGVLVGINLVLPYVSILMIGTGIVALAGIVVNNNIVLIDTYNRLLSDGRAPEEAALATAAQRIRPILLTTGTTVCGLLPMVLQMTVVFSDGAINFGGATAEWWVQLATAVVFGLGFSTIMILLVTPTWLLVPYRMKRRAKKLLAWLRSRRDGGSRTPPPSGLAANEDRKSPSEVLPAAE, encoded by the coding sequence ATGACAGGCGTCGTCGATTGGGCAATCGGCCGGACCCGGATGATCCTGACCATCCTGGTTTGTGTGCTGTTTGCAGGCACGATCACCTATATCAACATGCCCAAGGAAGCGGACCCGGATATTCCGATCCCCTTCGTGGCCATCACCGTTCCTCTGGCTGGCGTGACACCGGAAGATTCCGAACGCCTTCTGGTCCGCCCGATCGAGCAGGAAATCCAGTCCCTTGAAGGGCTGAAAACCTTCAATTCCTATGGCACCGAGGGCGCGGCCCAACTGGTTCTCGAATTCGAGATCGATGCCGACATTGATCAGGCCGTTCTGGACGTCAAAGACAAGGTGGATATGGCCAAGCGCTATTTCCCCGAGGACGCGCGCGAACCGATTGTTACCGAATTCAACGCTTCCCAGTTTCCCGTGCTGGTCGTCAACCTCTATGGCGAAGCGCCCGAACGCGGCATGGCGCGAATTGCCGAAGATCTGAAAGACCGGCTGGAAAGCGATGGCAATGTTCTGGAAGTCCGCGTGCTGGGCAAGCGCGAAGAGCTGCTGGAAATCGTCGTCGATCCGGTAAAGCTGGAGACTTACAATATCTCCTATCAGGAGATCATGTCGGTCGTCTCGGCCAACAACCGGCTGGTCGCGGCGGGCTCCATCGAGACGGGCCAGGGCAGCTTTGCTGTCAAGGTTCCGGGCATTATCCGCACGGCCGGGGACGCGCTGGCGCTTCCGGTGAAGCAGACAGACAACGCCGTTATCACGCTGGGCGACGTGGCAGACGTGCGCCGCACCTTCAAAGACCCAACGGGCTATGCGACCTTCAATGGGGAGCGCTCGCTTCTGATCGAAGTCGTCAAACGCAGCGGCGCGAATATTCTCGATACAGCGAACAATGTTCGGGAGGCCATCGCCATTGAACAGGAAAGCTGGCCGCCAACCGTTGAAGCAGTTGTTACGTCCGATACTTCGGAAATGATCGGCACGCAGCTGGGACAGCTGCAAAGCTCGATCATGACCGCCGTGCTGCTCGTGATGATCATTGTTGTCGCCGCGCTCGGGGTCCGGTCTGCGGCGCTGGTCGGGATTTCCATACCGGCAACCTTCCTGATGGCGTTCCTTCTGCTCGGCGCGTTTGGTTTCACCATCAACATGATGGTGATGTTCGGCCTGGTGATCGCGGTCGGCATGCTGGTCGATGGCGGCATCATTGTTACCGAATATGCTGACCGCAAGATGGCTGAAGGGCTGGACCGGCGCCAGGCCTATGCCATGGCGGGAAAGCGCATGTTCTGGCCGGTTGTCAGTTCGGCACTGACCACACTGGCCGCATTCGTTCCGTTTCTTTTCTGGAACTCCATGCCCGGCAAGTTCATGGCGTATCTGCCGATCACGCTGATCTTTGTTCTGACCGCATCCCTGATCTCTGCACTGATTTTTCTGCCCGTTATGGGCGCTACTTTTGGCGCGCGTCCCGGCGGCACAGATGAGGATCTCGCCGCGCTTGCCGCAGACGCCGACCCCCGCAAGGCAAAAGGCTGGCTGGGCGCTTATGTCGGCATCGTTGGCGCAACCATTCGCCGCCCGTTGATCACGACGGCGGTCGCATTTGGCAGTGTTGTGCTGATTTTCATGTGGTTTGGATCCGAGCAGCACAAATCCGAACTCTTCCTCGATATCGAGCCGGAACAGGCTTATGTTTTCGTGCAGGCCCAAGGGGCGCTGTCTGCCAGTGAACAGGCAGACCTGGTCAAGCGCGCTGAAGCCGCGATCGCCGACCTTGATGGCATCACGGCCCTGTCGACGCGTTCCGGAGTGTCCGGCAATGGCGGGATGATGGATGCCTCGGGCGGCATGCCCGCCGACACGATCGGCCAGATCCTCATGGACCTGAAAACAACTGCGGACGGCCCCTACAATGGCCGCGAAACGCTTGAGGTCGTGCGTGAGCGTCTGTCGAACGTGCCCGCGCTGCGCTTCCAGATCAGTGCACGGGAACAGGGCCCGCCCGGCGGCAAGGATATTCAGGTTGCGCTTCTGGGACTTGGCAATGATGAGCTTTATCAGTCGGCGGACATGATCCGCGGATGGCTGGAAGCGCGCGATGATGTGCGGGAGATCGACGATTCCCGTCCATTGCCCGGCGTGGAATATCAATTGACGGTCGACCGCGCGGAAGCCGGCAAGTTCGGGGTGGATGTTGCGCAGGTTGGCGCAGCGGTGCAGCTGGTGACCAACGGTATTCTGGTGGGCCGCTACCGTCCGGATGATTCCAATGACGAACTCGACATCCGGGTACGCTTTCCGGAGGATGACCGGTCAGCGTCAGCTCTGGACAGCCTGCGGATCACGACGCCTCAAGGCAATGTTCCGCTGTCCTTGTTTGTCGACCGGGAAGCGGCGCCGCGCGTCAGCACGATCGAACGCCGGGATGGCAAGCGGGTGATCGCGGTACGCGCCAATGCTCAGGAACAGGGCGCAGGCGCGGCAATCGTTGCAGAACTGAAAGAGTGGATTGACGCTCAGGACATGCCTGCGGGTGTGGAAGTGCGCTTTGAAGGCGCCGATGAAGACACCGCCGATGCAGCCGCCTTCTTTGGCGGCGCGGCGGCTGCGGCACTCTTCATGATGGCCGTGATCCTGCTCTGGCAGTACAATAATTTCTGGCAGGTGATCCTGACTCTGACCGCAGTCATTATTTCGACCGCCGGCGTTCTGGTCGGTATCAATCTTGTCCTCCCCTATGTCAGTATCCTGATGATCGGAACGGGAATCGTGGCGCTCGCGGGTATTGTCGTGAACAACAATATCGTGCTGATCGACACTTATAACCGTCTTCTTTCGGATGGCCGCGCGCCCGAAGAGGCCGCGCTGGCAACAGCCGCTCAGCGTATCCGGCCTATTCTGCTGACCACGGGAACGACCGTCTGCGGTCTGCTTCCGATGGTGCTTCAGATGACGGTGGTGTTCTCGGACGGGGCGATCAATTTTGGCGGGGCAACGGCCGAATGGTGGGTTCAGCTCGCCACCGCAGTTGTCTTCGGTCTTGGCTTCTCGACCATCATGATCCTGCTCGTCACCCCGACCTGGCTGCTGGTGCCTTACCGCATGAAACGCCGCGCCAAAAAGCTGCTGGCCTGGTTGCGTTCGCGCCGGGACGGGGGCTCGCGCACACCGCCGCCAAGCGGACTGGCCGCAAATGAAGACCGCAAGTCACCCAGCGAAGTCCTTCCCGCCGCAGAGTAA
- a CDS encoding Gfo/Idh/MocA family protein, producing the protein MIRIGILGAAKIAPKALIPQVKRRADCTILAVAARDAIKARAYADAHGIPEVVESYEALIARPDIDLIYNALPPNRHADLSIAALKAGKHVLCEKPFAMNAGEARAMADAAQRSGRHLIEAFHYRFHPMFEDILEKVRSGAIGKLCAMKAEFSVRIPYSPEELRHRPDLGGGALMDLGCYPLHWLRTIAGSEPRLVSARMEEGTPGVDLVTEAVLEFPGGIPARLRTSMKPGQPYKALIALKGSDAILRAVNPIHPTFGNSISFQRGRKVTRYTVDGETTYDYQLAHVIDVITGRAAPLTGGTDAVANMTMIDAIYEAGGLKPRGT; encoded by the coding sequence ATGATCAGGATTGGCATTCTGGGGGCAGCGAAAATCGCGCCCAAGGCCTTGATCCCACAGGTGAAACGCCGGGCGGATTGCACCATTCTGGCGGTGGCGGCGCGCGATGCCATCAAGGCCCGCGCCTATGCCGATGCCCACGGCATTCCGGAAGTTGTGGAAAGCTATGAAGCGTTGATCGCGCGGCCAGATATTGACCTCATCTACAACGCCCTGCCCCCGAACCGGCACGCAGACCTTTCCATCGCGGCGCTGAAAGCGGGCAAACACGTGCTGTGTGAAAAGCCGTTTGCGATGAATGCCGGGGAAGCGCGCGCCATGGCGGACGCGGCCCAGCGCAGTGGCAGGCATCTGATCGAGGCATTTCACTATCGGTTTCATCCGATGTTCGAGGACATTCTGGAGAAGGTGCGCAGCGGGGCCATTGGCAAGCTGTGTGCGATGAAGGCGGAGTTTTCGGTGCGGATTCCCTATTCGCCCGAGGAGCTGCGCCACCGGCCGGACCTGGGCGGGGGCGCGCTGATGGATCTCGGCTGCTATCCCCTCCACTGGCTGCGCACGATTGCCGGCAGTGAGCCACGCCTTGTCTCAGCTCGCATGGAAGAAGGCACGCCGGGCGTGGACCTTGTGACGGAGGCGGTGCTGGAATTTCCAGGCGGCATTCCAGCACGCCTGCGCACCAGCATGAAGCCGGGCCAGCCATACAAGGCGCTGATCGCCCTGAAAGGCAGCGACGCCATACTGCGCGCGGTGAACCCGATCCATCCGACTTTCGGCAATTCGATCTCCTTCCAGCGTGGCAGGAAGGTCACTCGTTATACCGTGGACGGAGAGACGACCTATGATTACCAGCTGGCGCATGTGATCGATGTGATCACCGGACGCGCCGCGCCCCTCACAGGCGGCACGGATGCTGTGGCCAATATGACGATGATTGATGCGATCTATGAGGCGGGCGGCCTGAAACCTCGCGGAACGTAA
- a CDS encoding tryptophanase, giving the protein MKTIIEPFRIKSVEPIRMTTREERARLLEAAGFNLFKLHSDDVIIDLLTDSGTSAMSAAQWGAVMTGDESYAGAPSFYRFEAAVKDLMDFTHIIPAHQGRAAEHLLFSLIAKTGDLIPSNTHFDTTRGNIEAMGAEALDLPIAEGRVPSLDHPFKGNMDLAALERVLTEEGGRIPAVMMTITNNAGGGQPVSLENIRGAARLAKAHGKAFYIDGCRFAENAWFIKLREEGQKDRSIKEIVRETFALADGMTMSAKKDAFANIGGWLALNNDALAERARTLLIQTEGFPTYGGLAGRDLDAIAQGLKEIIDEDYLRYRVRTNAYIAERLDAMGVPVVKPAGGHAVFIDARAFLPHIPPLEYPGQALTCAMYETGGIRACEIGTVMFGRKPDGTEAPGAMDLVRLAMPRRVYTQSHADYVVEVLEDVAATKDTLKGLRIVKEPPMMRHFTAAFERL; this is encoded by the coding sequence ATGAAGACCATTATCGAACCTTTCCGCATCAAATCGGTTGAGCCGATCCGCATGACAACCCGAGAGGAACGCGCGCGCCTGTTGGAGGCGGCGGGCTTTAACCTGTTCAAGCTGCATTCGGATGATGTGATCATCGATTTGCTGACGGACAGTGGCACCTCGGCCATGAGCGCGGCCCAGTGGGGCGCTGTGATGACGGGAGACGAAAGCTATGCCGGGGCGCCCAGCTTCTACCGCTTCGAGGCGGCGGTGAAAGACCTGATGGATTTCACCCACATCATCCCCGCTCACCAGGGCCGGGCGGCCGAACACCTGCTCTTTAGCCTGATCGCCAAAACAGGCGACCTCATCCCCTCCAATACCCATTTCGATACAACGCGCGGGAATATCGAAGCGATGGGCGCAGAGGCGCTTGACCTGCCGATTGCGGAGGGCCGCGTGCCTTCGCTCGACCATCCGTTCAAGGGCAATATGGATCTCGCCGCGCTGGAGCGTGTGCTGACCGAAGAGGGCGGCCGCATTCCGGCCGTGATGATGACCATCACCAACAATGCCGGGGGCGGGCAGCCTGTCAGCCTCGAAAACATCCGCGGCGCGGCCAGGCTCGCCAAAGCCCATGGCAAGGCGTTCTATATTGACGGCTGCCGCTTTGCCGAGAATGCCTGGTTCATCAAGCTGCGCGAGGAGGGTCAGAAGGACCGCTCAATCAAGGAGATTGTGCGCGAGACGTTTGCCCTGGCCGATGGCATGACGATGAGCGCCAAGAAGGACGCCTTCGCCAATATCGGCGGCTGGCTGGCGCTGAACAATGACGCGCTCGCCGAGCGCGCCCGCACGCTGCTGATCCAGACTGAAGGCTTCCCCACTTATGGCGGCCTGGCGGGGCGCGATCTGGACGCCATTGCCCAGGGCCTGAAGGAAATCATTGATGAGGACTATCTGCGCTACCGGGTACGGACGAACGCTTACATCGCCGAACGGCTGGACGCGATGGGCGTGCCGGTCGTGAAACCAGCGGGCGGCCACGCCGTGTTCATCGACGCACGCGCTTTCCTCCCGCATATTCCGCCGCTGGAGTATCCTGGCCAGGCGCTGACCTGCGCGATGTATGAAACCGGCGGCATCCGGGCCTGCGAGATCGGCACCGTCATGTTCGGCCGCAAGCCCGATGGTACCGAAGCGCCCGGCGCCATGGACCTCGTGCGCCTCGCCATGCCCCGCCGCGTCTACACGCAGAGCCATGCGGACTATGTAGTGGAAGTGCTTGAAGACGTTGCCGCGACGAAGGACACGCTCAAAGGCCTGCGCATTGTGAAAGAGCCCCCGATGATGCGCCACTTCACGGCGGCGTTTGAGCGGCTTTAA
- a CDS encoding efflux RND transporter periplasmic adaptor subunit, which translates to MNRSVLIAAIILAVILAYFGVRSVMRGSISTEQSVAEASTRSETPQALVVEAQSQLHTIRVAAKGRTAPDKSVTLKSGTSGTVVSTPVREGTFVKAGTLLCGLDVEARSARVQEAEAGRDSARVDYEAAVKLAEKGLTPANREASAKATLDAAEAAVNAAKVELGRTQIRAPFAGVFERRMAEAGDYLSPGGACGLLVDLDPVIVAAEVTEAQAGLLQKDMAADVLLADGRTFPAKLRFVARTANEQTRTFLIEAELETGDAIVAAGITASMTLPAGDVQATLIKPSLLTLSDGGQLGVRHVVDDNVVAFAPVQVIDETPQGAWVTGLPERVLLISMGQDYLNDGVTIKPVPAEGARP; encoded by the coding sequence GTGAACCGTTCCGTCCTGATCGCAGCCATTATTCTGGCGGTTATTCTCGCCTACTTCGGAGTCCGCAGCGTGATGCGCGGAAGTATCAGCACGGAACAGTCCGTCGCTGAAGCGTCTACCAGGTCGGAAACGCCGCAGGCGCTGGTTGTTGAGGCGCAAAGCCAGCTTCATACCATCCGTGTCGCCGCCAAAGGACGTACCGCGCCTGACAAATCCGTGACACTGAAATCTGGTACGTCCGGCACCGTTGTCTCCACACCGGTCCGTGAAGGAACATTCGTGAAAGCCGGAACCCTGCTTTGCGGCCTTGATGTCGAAGCGCGCAGCGCGCGCGTTCAGGAAGCCGAAGCTGGCCGCGACTCGGCAAGGGTGGATTATGAAGCTGCGGTCAAACTCGCGGAAAAGGGGCTGACACCGGCCAACCGGGAAGCATCGGCCAAGGCCACGCTGGACGCGGCTGAAGCGGCCGTGAACGCCGCAAAGGTGGAACTGGGCCGCACACAAATCCGCGCGCCGTTCGCCGGCGTGTTTGAGCGCCGGATGGCCGAGGCAGGCGATTACCTTTCGCCAGGCGGCGCCTGTGGCTTGCTGGTGGATCTTGATCCCGTGATCGTGGCCGCTGAAGTGACCGAAGCGCAGGCGGGCCTTCTCCAGAAGGACATGGCCGCTGACGTGCTGCTGGCTGACGGGCGGACGTTTCCGGCAAAACTGCGGTTCGTGGCGCGCACGGCAAACGAACAGACGCGTACTTTCCTGATTGAAGCGGAACTTGAAACCGGTGACGCCATCGTGGCCGCCGGCATCACCGCCTCGATGACCCTTCCTGCCGGCGATGTGCAGGCCACCCTGATCAAGCCGTCGCTCCTGACACTGTCCGATGGCGGCCAGCTTGGCGTGCGCCATGTCGTGGATGACAATGTCGTCGCGTTCGCGCCGGTTCAGGTGATTGACGAAACACCGCAAGGCGCCTGGGTAACCGGCCTGCCCGAGCGCGTCCTCCTCATTTCAATGGGCCAGGATTATCTCAATGACGGCGTGACCATCAAACCGGTTCCGGCCGAGGGAGCCCGTCCATGA
- a CDS encoding amidase family protein — MTRLTRRAALAGGAATVALAACNPRASDTEPAADSAVAPAGFRDGVAIAAAIEAGETTALAEVEAAIARARAVEEAINGIVTETFELARSDASGVLSGPFAGVPSFIKDLIDWRGAPTLKGSRGLPKQLATADNPFAAKWRGAGIVSLGKSATPEAGLISSTEPLSNGPTRNPWDLSRIPGGSSGGAAALVAARVVAFAHASDGGGSIRIPASTCGVFGMKPSRDRLPYSEPGAIPPPLQISVNHAVTLSVRDSIALFRAAEALDGTYPALGEIQPLTRRLRIGFAPEPIGGTELHPDTRAALEDVAQLCRDLGHTVIDYTIPMDGPKFTDAFITYWAAGAADFARQVSEASGKPIGPDIVEPWTLGLANLAASRLTDLPGIVGYLLGFEEEYHSFFNDLDILLTPVTGSPAVPVGEQAPDGDFDAVMDSVLKFVAYTSPMNVAGAASMSVPLAWSPAGLPIGAMFSGRRGDDALMFELALELEAARPWADRKPPLSAL, encoded by the coding sequence ATGACCAGACTGACACGCCGTGCCGCCCTTGCCGGGGGCGCCGCCACCGTTGCCCTCGCCGCCTGCAACCCCAGGGCTTCGGACACTGAACCGGCGGCAGACAGCGCGGTTGCGCCCGCAGGATTCCGGGACGGGGTTGCCATAGCGGCAGCAATTGAAGCGGGGGAAACCACGGCGCTGGCCGAAGTGGAGGCAGCCATCGCGCGCGCCAGAGCCGTAGAAGAGGCGATCAACGGTATTGTCACCGAGACCTTCGAGCTGGCACGGTCGGATGCGAGCGGTGTGCTCTCCGGCCCGTTTGCCGGCGTGCCGAGCTTCATCAAGGATCTGATCGACTGGCGCGGCGCGCCGACACTCAAGGGCAGCCGCGGGCTGCCGAAACAACTGGCCACTGCGGACAATCCCTTTGCCGCCAAATGGCGGGGTGCCGGCATTGTGTCGCTCGGAAAATCGGCCACGCCGGAAGCCGGGCTCATCTCTTCTACCGAACCTCTCTCCAATGGACCAACCCGCAACCCCTGGGATCTGAGCCGCATACCTGGCGGTTCTTCGGGCGGCGCGGCGGCATTGGTGGCGGCCCGCGTGGTGGCGTTTGCGCATGCCAGCGACGGGGGCGGATCAATCCGTATACCGGCATCGACCTGCGGGGTGTTTGGCATGAAGCCGTCTCGCGACCGGCTGCCTTACAGCGAACCGGGCGCAATACCCCCGCCATTGCAAATCTCGGTGAACCATGCCGTGACCCTCAGTGTGCGCGATTCCATTGCGCTGTTTCGCGCGGCAGAAGCGCTCGATGGCACCTATCCGGCGCTGGGGGAAATTCAGCCCCTGACACGGCGGTTGCGGATCGGCTTTGCGCCCGAACCGATTGGCGGGACGGAGCTTCATCCCGATACGCGCGCCGCGCTTGAAGACGTGGCGCAGCTCTGCCGTGACCTTGGCCATACGGTGATCGATTACACCATTCCGATGGACGGGCCGAAGTTCACGGATGCCTTCATTACCTATTGGGCTGCGGGCGCAGCGGATTTCGCGCGTCAGGTGAGTGAAGCGTCGGGCAAGCCGATTGGTCCCGACATCGTGGAGCCCTGGACGCTGGGACTGGCAAACCTGGCGGCCTCGCGCCTGACCGACCTGCCCGGCATCGTGGGATACCTGCTTGGCTTCGAGGAAGAGTATCACAGCTTCTTCAACGATCTGGACATCCTGCTGACGCCCGTAACGGGCAGTCCGGCGGTTCCGGTTGGCGAACAGGCCCCGGACGGCGATTTCGACGCGGTAATGGACAGCGTGCTGAAGTTTGTTGCCTACACCTCGCCGATGAACGTGGCGGGCGCCGCGTCCATGAGCGTGCCTCTGGCCTGGTCACCTGCGGGCCTGCCGATCGGGGCGATGTTCTCCGGCCGTCGGGGAGATGACGCCCTAATGTTCGAGCTGGCACTCGAACTGGAAGCCGCCCGCCCCTGGGCGGATCGAAAGCCTCCGCTGTCTGCCCTGTAA
- a CDS encoding TlyA family RNA methyltransferase: MTEFEPPERDRADKVLLALGHFESRAGAQAAIAAGRVKADGQVIRKPSEMISRSAAIEAEAAHPYVSRGGLKLVHALDVFSIDVAGKVCLDLGASTGGFTDVLLQKGAAHVTAIDVGHGQLHPKIAADPRVTAHEGLNARDLSPNHMKSAPEIIVCDLSFVSLHKVLPVPLSLATPDAALIALFKPQFEVGPENVGKGGIVTDQTAVEQALGAFPAFLSGCGWLAQAPIPSPIEGGDGNREYLFLARRR, from the coding sequence ATGACCGAGTTTGAACCACCCGAGCGGGACCGCGCCGACAAGGTACTGTTGGCGCTCGGTCATTTCGAGAGCCGCGCAGGCGCGCAGGCCGCCATCGCCGCCGGACGGGTCAAGGCGGATGGGCAGGTGATCCGCAAACCCTCGGAGATGATTTCCCGCAGCGCCGCCATCGAGGCCGAAGCGGCGCACCCCTACGTCTCGCGCGGCGGGCTGAAACTCGTCCATGCCCTGGATGTCTTCAGCATCGATGTCGCGGGAAAGGTCTGTCTTGATCTTGGCGCGTCAACCGGCGGCTTCACGGATGTTCTGCTGCAAAAGGGCGCGGCGCATGTCACGGCCATCGATGTTGGCCACGGCCAGCTGCATCCAAAGATCGCCGCTGATCCGCGCGTGACGGCTCATGAGGGGCTGAATGCCCGCGACCTGTCACCGAACCATATGAAGTCGGCGCCTGAGATCATCGTCTGTGATCTGAGCTTTGTATCCCTGCACAAGGTGCTTCCTGTGCCGCTTTCGCTGGCAACGCCGGACGCCGCGCTGATTGCCCTCTTCAAACCCCAGTTTGAAGTCGGGCCGGAGAATGTCGGCAAGGGTGGCATTGTCACCGATCAGACCGCCGTAGAGCAGGCGCTTGGCGCCTTTCCTGCATTCCTGTCCGGCTGCGGCTGGCTTGCGCAGGCCCCCATCCCCAGCCCGATAGAGGGCGGGGACGGAAACCGCGAATACCTGTTTCTGGCAAGGCGGCGCTGA